The following coding sequences lie in one Corticium candelabrum chromosome 10, ooCorCand1.1, whole genome shotgun sequence genomic window:
- the LOC134185305 gene encoding phosphatidylinositol phosphatase PTPRQ-like: MLVVNKTVSGSISAYTVTELTELTRYSVWLVAVNIRRTDKAKLTSRPSQVITFDTKGGANTAPQEIMSSQVTSTSALITWQQPLFSTPRSVRYYIRYFKSTRPDRNRFPQSTRERRFNLTNLDIYTNYTIDIAAYVNPLLSTYYASYNFTTKQAAPSPPQKVKANDIRSRSVSMSWTPPLRANGLVKKYRIYIQSDHTSRPNNLNNGNKTVSQSQRVETIGKLIPFTTYYVWVTAINVDGRELESDFERPTVFKTNAEGSSPPRQVQWFNVTSHSVIVSWRKPVIVHGNVEKYSVLLVSFLKQKTVKKLLAKKHENSLFLFVDNLVPHTQYTVTVQAGTRTTCCSTLLWSDHNTDEPTVTFTTQQTAPSRPARPNVTNVLSRSCLIKWKLPDSPNGDIQFYLLSLYKKADNTDPSISHKTSNIDTFRHPAKNSTLQMELFSLSPYTAYGAAVTAVNVMNNTELKSKQSELVNFTTADETPTAPSNCDIKKRNSTSIRVSWDTPYPFDYKVEFYKVKVNYAANKDVTAKLLTVYHQSVQLSKLRPYTMYDITVVAVTNNTIILEGPACYLQTRTTLPVPDIPSNCTATKTNLTSLLVKWNPYSSRDDAVAFYQLIFQSQFETKIVKTTQTRLQETNLTPDTNYNITISAFTNNTKLLSGPPCQLLARTGKNIHESKSTAAPLVVAVVLPCLLVIVIVVVAVYVVRHRKRCCNSHMLKNDAKDTETNACCYEMPSIAQTTRAIDDLDMTESNAYNSVTVETSEIASYADVGTTMMQSKVGSLTTSDDSIIYEEVNS, encoded by the exons ATGTTGGTTGTTAACAAGACTGTCAGTGGGAGCATCTCAGCTTACACAGTAACTGAACTGACAGAATTAACACGTTACAGTGTGTGGCTTGTTGCAGTCAATATTCGACGAActgacaaagcaaaattgacaaGTCGTCCAAGTCAAGTGATAACGTTTGATACAAAGGGTGGAG CAAATACTGCTCCTCAAGAAATTATGTCTTCCCAAGTGACTAGTACTTCAGCTCTAATCACTTGGCAGCAACCACTGTTTTCGACACCAAGATCAGTCCGTTACTATATCAGATATTTTAAATCAACAAGACCTGATCGCAACAGATTCCCGCAATCTACAAGGGAAAGAAGATTCAATCTTACAAATTTGGACATTTATACAAACTATACAATAGACATAGCAGCTTATGTAAATCCTCTGTTGTCTACTTATTATGCATCATATAATTTTACAACTAAACAAGCTG CACCAAGTCCTCCACAGAAAGTAAAAGCAAATGACATCAGATCTAGAAGTGTATCAATGTCTTGGACGCCGCCACTTCGTGCCAATGGCTTGGTGAAGAAATACAGAATATATATTCAGTCTGATCACACTAGTCGACCCAATAATCTTAATAATGGCAATAAAACAGTTTCACAGTCACAGAGAGTTGAAACAATCGGCAAATTGATTCCTTTCACTACCTACTATGTTTGGGTTACTGCCATCAATGTGGACGGGCGAGAATTAGAAAGTGACTTTGAACGTCCCACTGTTTTCAAAACCAATGCAGAAG gATCATCACCTCCAAGACAAGTTCAATGGTTTAACGTTACTTCTCATTCAGTCATCGTCTCATGGAGAAAGCCAGTCATAGTTCATGGAAATGTTGAGAAATACAGCGTGTTGTTGGTTTCATTTCTAAAGCAAAAGACTGTCAAGAAATTATTAGCAAAAAAACATGAAAATAGTCTTTTCCTTTTTGTTGACAATCTTGTGCCCCATACTCAATATACTGTTACAGTTCAGGCTGGAACTCGTACAacatgttgttcaactttacTGTGGAGTGATCACAACACAGATGAACCAACAGTCAcgtttacaacacaacagactg CTCCTTCACGCCCCGCAAGAccaaatgttacaaatgttCTCTCTCGTTCTTGTCTGATTAAGTGGAAACTTCCTGATTCTCCCAATGGTGACATTCAGTTCTACCTCTTGTCTCTTTATAAGAAAGCTGACAATACCGATCCATCGATATCACATAAAACATCAAACATAGATACGTTTAGACATCCTGCAAAGAACAGCACTCTTCAAATGGAGCTGTTTTCTTTATCGCCTTACACAGCTTACGGAGCCGCAGTAACTGCAGTCAACGTCATGAACAATACAGAACTAAAATCCAAACAAAGTGAACTAGTGAATTTCACAACTGCAGATGAAA CACCTACGGCTCCATCTAATTGTGATATCAAGAAAAGAAACAGCACATCTATTCGTGTGTCGTGGGACACTCCTTATCCGTTTGACTACAAAGTAGAATTTTACAAAGTAAAG GTCAACTATGCAGCGAACAAAGACGTAACAGCTAAGTTGCTCACGGTGTACCATCAGTCCGTTCAACTAAGTAAATTGCGTCCTTACACGATGTATGATATAACTGTCGTTGCtgtcacaaacaacacaataatTCTTGAAGGGCCAGCTTGCTATTTGCAAACACGGACTACTTTGCCAG TACCGGACATTCCTTCCAACTGCACTGCCACAAAAACCAATTTAACTTCTCTTCTTGTGAAATGGAATCCTTATTCTTCAAGAGACGACGCAGTTGCATTCTATCAA TTAATATTTCAGTCTCAATTCGAGACGAAAATTGTCAAGACCACACAAACGAGACTTCAAGAGACGAATCTTACACCTGATACCAACTACAACATCACAATTAGTGCATTTACAAACAACACGAAACTATTGAGTGGGCCACCATGTCAATTGTTAGCAAGAACCGGCAAAAATATTC ATGAGTCGAAGTCTACTGCAGCACctcttgttgttgctgtagtgTTACCCTGCTTGCTGgtgattgttattgttgtggtTGCTGTTTATGTCGTTCGGCATCGCAAAAGATGCTGCAACAGTCACATGCTGAAGAACGACGCcaaagacacagaaacaaatgCTTGTTGCTATGAGATGCCATCAATTGCACAAACCACACG TGCAATCGATGATCTAGAC
- the LOC134185304 gene encoding P2X purinoceptor 7-like, which translates to METIRPYNFEPVRNTGDMSESDSGGSDDDDQTLHVPDTRTERLENTDWCTCGLCIVMPSITECICCKEVDALSWRLHGVRCATAHDSFHTVCLHYEVLRTAVGVMNVSPGSITEPLTARLLRLAAYRQFTHWAHEILGRGVRIVIPSCVVSAIRRVFPEESGHYVGFRDANDSQ; encoded by the exons ATGGAAACTATCCGTCCGTATAACTTTGAACCTGTTCGAAACACTGGAGATATGTCAGAAAGTGATTCTGGCGGTAGCGACGACGATGACCAAACACTTCATGTCCCTGATACGCGTACAGAACGACTAGAAAACACCGACTGGTGTACTTGTGGTTTGTGTATCGTCATGCCGAGCATTACAGaatgcatctgctgcaagGAAGTCGATGCTCTGAGCTGGAGACTTCATGGCGTGAGATGTGCGACAGCGCATGACAGTTTTCACACTGTCTGCTTGCACTATGAAGTTCTACGCACAGCGGTAGGTGTCATGAACGTCTCTCCAGGCTCCATTACAGAACCTCTTACGGCCAG GCTTTTGAGACTGGCGGCTTACCGCCAATTTACTCACTGGGCTCACGAGATATTGGGGAGAGGTGTACGAATAGTCATACCATCGTGTGTGGTGTCTGCCATACGCAGAGTGTTTCCAGAAGAGAGTGGGCACTATGTTGGGTTTAGAGATGCTAATGATTCTCAGTGA